Proteins encoded in a region of the Natronorubrum halophilum genome:
- a CDS encoding DUF7522 family protein, producing MDDEAIDPMLADELLSACRTTVGDELRSITYFTEDVVEQVYLRSDLDRTADLVGFADHERLGFRSQSAYRNTQLGEYLATVRLFENGYLSRVIRGPHGVWVTTDEMSMDRFEELTSALEAILDEAESDD from the coding sequence ATGGACGACGAAGCTATCGATCCGATGCTCGCCGACGAACTGCTCAGCGCCTGCCGAACGACGGTCGGCGACGAACTGCGCAGTATTACCTACTTCACCGAGGACGTCGTCGAGCAGGTGTATCTCCGATCGGACCTCGACAGAACGGCCGATCTCGTCGGCTTCGCCGATCACGAGCGACTCGGCTTTCGCTCCCAGTCGGCGTACCGGAACACCCAGCTCGGGGAGTACCTCGCGACCGTCCGGCTGTTCGAAAACGGCTACCTCTCGCGCGTGATTCGCGGGCCACACGGCGTCTGGGTGACGACCGACGAGATGTCGATGGATCGATTTGAGGAACTCACGAGCGCGCTCGAGGCGATCCTCGACGAGGCCGAAAGCGACGACTGA
- a CDS encoding IMPACT family protein: MSRTYRTVAGPATADFVVQGSEFIGHVRPVESVEAAEAFIDAVGEEYADATHNVPAYRVRTGDESERESQFLREYSSDDGEPSGSAGKPALNVMAQREIENCAVVVTRYYGGTNLGVGGLVRAYSRAVKAAIDAADIVEERPHESVSITVEYDDSGTVRGILESEGYEFEADYQATVSFVVRVPLEEADAFRDRLRSATSGRVDLE, from the coding sequence GTGAGCCGAACGTACCGCACCGTCGCGGGGCCGGCGACCGCCGACTTCGTCGTGCAGGGATCGGAGTTTATCGGACACGTTCGGCCCGTCGAGTCCGTCGAAGCTGCCGAGGCGTTCATCGACGCCGTCGGCGAGGAGTACGCGGACGCCACCCACAACGTCCCCGCCTATCGGGTGCGGACCGGCGACGAGAGCGAGCGGGAGAGCCAGTTCCTCCGCGAGTACTCGAGCGACGACGGCGAGCCCTCCGGCTCCGCGGGCAAGCCGGCGCTGAACGTGATGGCTCAACGGGAGATCGAGAACTGCGCGGTCGTCGTCACTCGCTACTACGGAGGGACGAACCTCGGCGTCGGCGGCCTCGTTCGGGCGTACTCCCGCGCGGTCAAAGCGGCCATCGACGCCGCGGACATCGTCGAAGAGCGGCCCCACGAGTCCGTCTCGATCACCGTCGAGTACGACGACTCGGGAACCGTCCGCGGCATCCTCGAGAGCGAGGGCTACGAGTTCGAGGCCGACTATCAGGCGACGGTTTCGTTCGTCGTCCGGGTGCCGCTCGAGGAGGCCGACGCGTTTCGAGATCGACTCCGGAGCGCGACGAGCGGCCGGGTCGACCTCGAGTGA
- the hisA gene encoding 1-(5-phosphoribosyl)-5-[(5-phosphoribosylamino)methylideneamino]imidazole-4-carboxamide isomerase encodes MSVFPAFDVIPAVDLQDGEVVQLVQGERGTEKTYGDPVEAAQRWIDAGAESLHLVDLDGAFEGERKNGDAIDAVLETVDVPTQLGGGIRTDDDAIDLLERGLDRVILGTAAVENPDIVAEISEEQPDSVVVSLDAKDGEVVVEGWTEGAGISPVEAAERYEELGAVAILFTNVDVEGRLEGVATEPVRELVEATEIPVIASGGVATLEDVRALEEAGAAAVVVGSALYEGNFTLEEAQNAVDNR; translated from the coding sequence ATGAGCGTGTTTCCGGCGTTCGACGTGATCCCCGCCGTCGATTTGCAAGACGGCGAAGTGGTCCAGCTCGTCCAGGGCGAGCGCGGGACCGAGAAGACCTACGGCGACCCCGTCGAGGCCGCACAGCGGTGGATCGACGCCGGTGCGGAGTCGCTGCACCTCGTCGACCTCGACGGCGCGTTCGAGGGCGAGCGAAAGAACGGCGACGCCATCGACGCCGTCCTCGAGACCGTCGACGTCCCGACGCAACTGGGCGGCGGGATTCGAACCGACGACGACGCGATCGACTTGCTCGAGCGCGGGCTCGACCGCGTCATCCTCGGTACGGCGGCGGTCGAAAACCCCGACATCGTCGCCGAGATCAGCGAGGAGCAACCCGACAGCGTGGTCGTCAGCCTCGACGCGAAAGACGGCGAGGTCGTCGTCGAGGGCTGGACCGAAGGCGCCGGTATTTCGCCGGTCGAAGCCGCCGAGCGGTACGAGGAGCTGGGGGCTGTGGCGATCCTGTTTACGAACGTCGACGTCGAGGGTCGACTCGAGGGCGTGGCTACCGAACCGGTGCGGGAACTCGTCGAGGCGACCGAGATTCCGGTTATCGCGAGCGGGGGTGTGGCGACCCTCGAGGACGTGCGGGCGCTCGAGGAGGCTGGTGCCGCTGCCGTGGTGGTCGGCAGCGCGCTGTACGAGGGGAACTTCACGCTCGAGGAAGCGCAGAACGCCGTCGATAATCGTTGA
- the hisB gene encoding imidazoleglycerol-phosphate dehydratase HisB → MSERTATNTRETAETSIECALAIDGTGDADVDTGIGFFDHMLTSFAKHGLFDLEIDCDGDLEIDDHHTVEDVAIVLGGAFDEALGDRSGIVRYADRQVPLDEAVAGAVVDVSGRSRFYFDGTFSQARIGEFTSDMARHFGESLAMNAGLTVHLEVTGENAHHEVEALFKTLARALDDATRIDERRTGTPSTKGTL, encoded by the coding sequence ATGAGCGAGCGAACGGCGACGAATACGCGCGAGACGGCCGAGACGTCGATCGAGTGTGCGCTGGCGATCGACGGCACCGGCGACGCCGACGTGGACACCGGAATCGGCTTCTTCGACCACATGTTGACGTCGTTCGCCAAACACGGGCTGTTCGACCTCGAGATCGACTGCGACGGCGACCTCGAGATCGACGATCACCACACGGTCGAGGACGTGGCCATCGTTCTCGGGGGGGCGTTCGACGAGGCGCTCGGCGATCGGTCGGGGATCGTGCGCTACGCCGACCGACAGGTCCCGCTGGACGAGGCCGTCGCCGGTGCCGTCGTCGACGTGAGCGGTCGGTCCCGATTCTACTTCGACGGCACGTTTTCGCAGGCCCGAATCGGCGAGTTCACGAGCGACATGGCTCGCCACTTCGGCGAATCGCTGGCGATGAACGCCGGTCTGACCGTGCACCTCGAGGTCACAGGCGAGAACGCCCACCACGAGGTCGAGGCGCTGTTCAAGACGCTCGCGCGGGCGCTCGACGACGCGACGCGGATCGACGAGCGGCGAACGGGGACGCCGAGTACGAAAGGGACGCTCTAG
- a CDS encoding TrkH family potassium uptake protein, with protein MRIRVDWRSSCSLTGTVLKWLAVPIAAPLILAVLDGDDALPFVAALVATVAVGVALEQLNDDPKLEQREAFLMVALTWLSVGVIGAIPFYLIGLGTDPSSAFSGSLDGLINALFESISGLTTTGATVMSGWDFENQSRGLLLWRQLLQWLGGLGILIVAIGLLSNLMVGGAQLMETETQTKNVRKLRPHIDETARLIWGLYVGLTVLAAATFYALYWLGMAPEMDLFNAVSHALTSVATAGFSPEGESIAAFTPAVQWAIIPFMILGSTNFVLLYYVTQGAFRQPLESEEFRFYIGVLVGFSAIVVGLLWTDPAIDGSVESTIRHGIFNVVSMVTTTGFASTDFSRWSAGAAHMLFLCMFIGGMAGSTTCSIKTLRWLVTLKAFRRNLFTSIHPEAVRPLRLSDAVVDEDTIRDIYAYVLLVITIFFLLTIFVVVDAARFADPDVTEFEALTASASIFLNIGPAFGMAGPMDNYAGFPITTRVVMIVMMWIGRIEIIPVLVLLTPAFWKS; from the coding sequence ATGAGGATCCGCGTCGACTGGCGCTCGAGTTGTAGTCTCACCGGGACGGTTCTGAAGTGGCTCGCCGTCCCGATCGCCGCCCCCCTCATACTGGCGGTGCTCGACGGCGACGACGCGCTCCCGTTCGTCGCCGCACTCGTCGCCACCGTCGCGGTCGGCGTCGCACTCGAGCAACTGAACGACGATCCGAAGTTAGAACAGCGAGAGGCGTTCCTGATGGTCGCGCTGACGTGGCTCAGCGTCGGCGTCATCGGCGCGATTCCGTTCTACCTGATCGGACTCGGTACCGATCCGAGCTCCGCGTTTTCCGGCTCCCTCGACGGCCTGATCAACGCGCTGTTCGAGAGCATAAGCGGGCTGACAACCACGGGAGCGACGGTGATGAGCGGCTGGGATTTCGAGAACCAGTCCCGCGGGCTCTTGCTCTGGCGACAACTGCTCCAGTGGCTCGGCGGCCTCGGAATCCTGATCGTCGCCATCGGCCTGCTCTCGAACCTGATGGTCGGTGGAGCCCAGCTGATGGAGACCGAGACGCAGACGAAAAACGTCCGGAAACTCCGCCCGCACATCGACGAGACCGCCCGCCTCATCTGGGGGCTGTACGTGGGTCTCACAGTGCTCGCCGCGGCGACCTTCTACGCGCTCTACTGGCTCGGAATGGCCCCCGAGATGGATCTCTTCAACGCCGTCTCCCACGCTCTGACCAGCGTCGCGACCGCCGGCTTCTCCCCGGAGGGGGAAAGCATCGCCGCGTTTACGCCCGCCGTCCAGTGGGCTATCATCCCCTTCATGATCCTCGGCTCGACGAACTTCGTCCTGCTGTACTACGTCACCCAGGGAGCGTTCCGTCAGCCACTCGAGTCGGAGGAGTTCCGGTTCTACATCGGCGTTCTGGTGGGTTTTAGCGCGATCGTCGTGGGGCTTCTCTGGACCGATCCCGCGATCGACGGCAGCGTCGAGTCGACGATCAGACACGGGATCTTCAACGTCGTTTCGATGGTGACGACGACGGGCTTCGCCTCGACGGACTTCAGCCGCTGGTCCGCCGGCGCAGCGCACATGCTGTTTCTCTGTATGTTCATCGGTGGGATGGCGGGGTCGACGACCTGTTCGATCAAAACCCTGCGCTGGCTGGTGACGCTCAAGGCGTTCCGTCGCAACCTCTTTACCTCGATTCACCCCGAAGCGGTGCGACCGCTTCGACTCAGCGACGCCGTCGTCGACGAGGACACGATCCGGGACATCTACGCCTACGTGTTGCTCGTGATCACCATCTTCTTCCTGCTGACGATTTTCGTCGTCGTCGACGCGGCCCGGTTCGCCGATCCGGACGTCACCGAGTTCGAGGCCCTCACCGCGTCGGCCTCGATCTTCCTCAACATCGGTCCCGCGTTCGGGATGGCCGGCCCGATGGACAACTACGCCGGCTTTCCCATCACCACTCGCGTCGTCATGATCGTCATGATGTGGATCGGCCGCATCGAGATCATTCCGGTGCTCGTCCTGCTGACGCCGGCGTTCTGGAAGTCATAA
- a CDS encoding amino acid-binding protein, protein MFDEIMEKFEGSPSQQAVIRLLLERGFSVNDDGRVVSGGIEIPNTGIAREIGVDRRVVDSTTDVILEDPELRRIFQNISQVPSLMDLAPVLDLTVLTITPGDAEQKGIVSGVTGTLADHGISIRQTISEDPEFTDEPKLYLITDQDLSGEVFTAIRDLEFVRKIEIQ, encoded by the coding sequence ATGTTCGACGAGATCATGGAGAAGTTCGAGGGCTCGCCGAGCCAGCAGGCGGTTATTCGGCTCCTGCTCGAGCGCGGCTTCTCGGTCAACGACGACGGCCGGGTCGTCTCGGGCGGGATCGAAATTCCGAACACGGGTATCGCTCGCGAGATCGGCGTCGACCGGCGCGTCGTCGACTCGACGACCGACGTCATCCTCGAGGATCCGGAACTGCGCCGCATCTTCCAGAACATCTCTCAGGTGCCGAGCCTGATGGATCTCGCGCCGGTGCTCGACCTGACAGTGCTCACGATCACGCCCGGTGACGCCGAACAGAAGGGGATCGTCTCCGGTGTCACCGGCACCCTCGCCGATCACGGAATTTCGATCCGCCAGACGATCAGCGAGGATCCGGAGTTCACCGACGAACCGAAGCTCTACCTGATCACCGATCAGGATCTCTCGGGCGAGGTCTTTACCGCGATTCGCGACCTCGAGTTCGTCCGAAAGATCGAGATCCAGTAG